From the genome of Desulfovibrio sp. JY:
GGTATTCTTTTTTGAAGAACCGGGTTTTTTCCCGTTCGAACACGGCCGGGCCGACGCGGCGGCCGATCCAGTAGTTGACGTTGTCGCCGAGGAAGGCGGCGGCCACGAGCAGCAGGAAGATAATGTTGGGGTCGAGCACGCCCGCGCCGCAGAGTGCTCCGGTGGCGAACAGCAGGGAGTCGCCGGGCAGAAACGGCGTGACCACGAGTCCTGTCTCGCAGAAGATGATCATGAAGAGGATGAAATAGGTCCACGTGCCGTAATCGGTTGCGATGATGCTTAAGTGCTTGTCGACATGCAGAACGATGTCGACAAGTTGCAGGAGAAAGTCCATGCGGGCTCCTTGTGGCGTAATGGGAGAGGCCCTTGCATAGGCGGCCGGGGGGTATTTGGCAAGAGGGATCGGGGGCGGCAGGCGCAACGGGGCTTTTCAAGGCTCGGGGCGCGCTGTAGGTTGGCCGCCATGCCGCAAAGCGATCCCGCCCATAGAGATGATGCCCCCGCGAGGGCCGGCCGCAGTTTTCGTCTGGTCTGCCCGTCCCAGGATATTCCCCTGGTCGAGGCGCTTTTGGCCGCAACCGGCCATCATGGCCAACCGGAGCCTTTTTCGCCCTGGTGCAGGCGGCTTGCCGACGAGCCGATGCCGCTGGGGAGTTCGCTGGCCGCCCGGTTCGGCTATATCCACATCCAGGACCGCTCGTCCATGTTGCCGCCGTTGTTGCTCGATCCACCGGCCGGGGCGCGGGTGCTCGACATGTGCGCCGCGCCGGGCGGCAAGACCGGGTTTCTGGCCCAGCTTGTGGGGCCGACGGGGTTTGTCCTTGGCAACGAACCTTCCCCGGACCGTCTGGCGACGCTGCGCCAGACGCTTTCGCGGGAAAATCTGGCCAACACGGCCACCTGCGCCCAGACGGACCTGTCGTCGTATTTTCCGGAGGGGGCGTTTACCCATATTCTGCTCGACCCGCCGTGCAGCGGCTGGGGCACGCTGGACAAAAATCCCCAGGCGGCGCGGATCTGGAGCGGGGACAAGGTCGCGCCGCTTATCGCCTTGCAGCGCAAGCTTCTGGAAACGGCGGCGCGGCTGCTGGCTCCGGGCGGGCGGCTGCTCTATTCCACCTGCACCACCAATGTCGCGGAAAACGAGGACCAGACGCGTTTCGCCCTGGACCATCTGCCCCTGGCCCCGTTGGCGCTGACGCCCCCGGAGGGGTTCGTGTTCGAGGCGCCGCACCGGGACGCCGTGTCGGGCGTGTTGCGGGTGGACAGCCGCGCCTCGGCGGCCCAGGGATTTTACATGGCGCTTTATGAAAAGACCGGCGGCGCGGCGGCCGATGCGGCGGACGGGGAACTGCCCGGAACGCCGGTGCCGGAGAAGGCGCTTGTCGCGGCCGGCTGCGACCCTGCCGGCCTGCCGCCGGGGAAGGTCATGGCGTTTGGCGACAAGGCGTTTTTTCTGCATGCCGGCGCGGCGGTCATTCCGGACCGGCTGCGCTATCAGGGCTACCAGGTGGGGACGTACCGTTCGGGCGTTTTCCGGCCCTTGGCCAGGGCGAGGGTGCTCCTTTCGCCTTGGGCTGTCGGCGTGGGGTTGAACGAGGAAGCGCTTTGCCGTATCGAGGCGCTCCTGGCCGGCCAAAGCCTGCCGGCGGGGGAACTGCCGGTGCGGCCGGGCCTTTTTTTTCGGGGTCTGCCGCTGGGGTTTCTCGCCCGCAAGGGCGCGCGGCTTCTGTGGTCGGACAGGTAACACTTTTTTCCTGGAGGATGCATGCACGGCAGCGATCGCAAACTGGCGCGGCTTTTTCACCCCCGGACCGGCAAGACGGTCATCGCGCCCCTGGATCATGGGGTCATGGAAGGGATGCTTTCGGGCCTTGAGGATCTGTCGCAGCTGATCGAGCTGGTGGGCGAATTTCCCGTGCAGGGCGTGATGCTCAACAAGGGGGCCATGCGGGCGCATCTGGGCGAGCTGCCGCTGTACGCCTTGGCCGTGGCCCAGCTTTCCGGCGGCACGCGCCACTGTCTGCCGCCCTATGCCCGCAGTCTCATGTGCGGCGCGGCCGAGGGGCTGCGTCTCGGCGCGGACATGGTGGCGGTGCAGGTCAACATCGCCAACGAACTCGAGGACCGGATGCTGGCCGACATGGGGGCCATCGTGGACGAGGCGCACGGCCTTGGCGTGCCGGTCCTGGCGCTCATCGCACCCAAGGGCGAGCGGGTGGTCAACGAGAACGACCCGAGCCTTATAAACCACTGCATCCGGCTCGGGGCCGAGCTTGGCGCGGACATCACGGGCGTGCCGTATTCCGGGGATGCGCGCAGCTTTGGCCGGGCGGTCGGCGCGTCGAGCGTGCCTGTTGTTGTGACGGGCGGGCCGTCCCGGGCGGAATTTAAGAGTTTCGCATCCATGGTGGCCGAGGCGCTTGCCGCCGGCGCGGCCGGCACGTGCATCGGGCGCAACGTCTGGCAGCATCCCAATCCGCGCGAGGCCTTGCGGCGCATCGTGGAATTGGTGCACGGGACCGAGGAGCTGGAGGCGGCCGAAGCGGCCCTGGCCGCGGTCCGGGAGGCGCGTCAGGCAGCCGAGGCGGGGGAAGGCGACGCCGCGGGCGACGTGGCCGGGGATTGACCCTGCGCGGCCGGGGGACGGGATTTTTCGACAGGCCGGGGCAACCCGGCCTTATTTTTTGGGGCTGTTACGCCGTGGCCTTGATGACGACCAGCGTCACGTCGTCTTCCAGGTGCTCGCCGGCCTTGAATTCCTTTAAGTCCGCCACCAGCGCGTTGACGATGACCGAGGCCGGCCGGTGGGCCTCCCGGCGCACGATCTGCTCCATGCGCTCCTTGCCGTACATGGCGTCCTCGCCGTTTCGGGCCTCGTGGATGCCGTCGGTGAAAAGCACCAGCACCTGCCCGGGGGCGAGCCACGGCCGCCGCGATTCCTCGTAGCGCCACTCGGCCATGGCGCCGAGCGGAATGCCGTTGCCCATGAGCTGCTCGAAGGAGTCCGTGCCCGGGTCGTAGAGCAGGCCCGGGTCGTGGCCGGCCCGGCACCAGACGAGTTCGTGGGCGGTCTTGTCCAGGCGCAGGAAAAAGAGCGTGATGAACCGGCCCGTCATCTGGGTGTCCTGGCACAGCAGGGCGTTGACCTCGGTGAGCAGGTCTCCCGGCCCCGGCCGGTCGATGGCCCGACCGCGCAAAAGCGCCCGGCCCGTGGCCATGAAAAGCGCCGCCGACACGCCGTGCCCGGTCACGTCGCCCACCACGATGTCGGCATGGGCCGCGTCGTCCTGGGCGAATTCCAGAAAATCGAAATAGTCGCCGCCGGTCTCGTCGCAGTAGAGGCTCAGCGCCGACACATCCATGCCGTCCATGGCCGGCGGCCGTCCCGGCAACAGGTTTTGCTGCACCTCCATGGCCAGGTTCATGTCGTTTTTGAGCTTCACCCGTTCGAGGAGCTGGGGGGCCATGTCGTTGAACGCCCGGCCGAGATCGCCCAGTTCGTCGCTGCCCCGCACCGGCACCCGGGCCGAAAAGTCCCCGGTGGCCAGCTTTGCCGCCGCCGCCGCCAGATCCTTGACCGGTCGGGTGACGGTCTTGGACGCGGACAGGGCGATGACGACCACCACGCCCACGGCCGCCAGCACGAACCAGCCGATATCCTTGAGCAGGCCATCGATCGCGGCCAGCACGCGGTGCTCGGCCCGTTTGGCGTCGTTGATCACCACCGATCGTGGCGCGGCCAGGGCCACGGCCAGTTGTTTGTCGCGAATGGGCGCGTAGGCGAAAAGCGTGTCCCGGCCCTTGTAGTCGAGCCGCCGTACTCCGGACCGGCCCGCTTCCAGGTCGGCGATGACGGCGGCCAGGGCGTCCCCGTGGGGCGAGTCGATGCGTTCGAGCTCCACCGGCGCGGTCCAGTCCTTGGTTTTCTGGGTATAGTCGCGGCAGGCCACGATCACGAGTTCCGGCTCGCCGGAAACGGTCTTGCGGCTGACCGAGACCACCATGGACTGCATCTTGTCGCTCCAGGCGTTGGACAGGTCGCTTTCGAGAAACAGGTCGCCCATGGGGATGTCGAGGCCGGCGACGCCGAGCACCTTCCCGCTCGGCGCGCGCAGGGCCAGGGCCATGGTGGCCAGCACCTGGCGCGTGACGGCGTCGGTCATGATGTCCCAGGTGATGCCATGCGACGTGGCGGCGTTTTGATACCAGGCCCGGCGGCGGGGATCGTAGTCGGCCGGATAGCCGCCGTGGCCGGGATAGGCGCAGTGCAGCCCCGAGTCCAGGCCCACGTAGCCGAACAGCATGAGCTTTTTGTGGCGCGCGAAAAGGGTGCGGTAAAAGGGCAGCATGTCGGAGAGGGCCCGCATCTGCGGCAGGGCGCGCTCGCGCGTGAGCCCTGGGGCGAGGTGGAAGGCCAGGGCGTCGTAGCTGGCCGAGACGTTCGTGCCGGGAATCTCGCTCAGGCTGTGCTTGGGCACGACCCCGGCGTCGAAATCCGTGTCCAGATACAGGGGGGGGATGGGCTTTTCCCAGGCGGCTTCCCGCAGGTCCCGGGCGGCCTCGTTCACGGTCAGGGCCAGGGAGGTTTGCAGCAGGTCGAGGGTGTCGGCGAAGTTTTCGCCCAGCATGTCGGCGGTCTGGCGCAACTCCTTGCCGGCATTGACCTCCAGGGCCATGGCCGCGCGTTCGGAAAGCTCACGGCCCAGCCGGTCGGTCTGCCGCCAGGCGTAAAAACCCAGGGCGCACAGGGGCGTGACGACCATCACGAGCAGGAATACACAGAATTTCGACCGAATGCGCATTTCCCGCTCCCCGGGTCCCGGTTGCTGGAAACCTGTCCGCGTGCCCTTTCCCGGCGGAGGTGCCGGCGGCAGACGATCAGTCTTCCTTTTTGAGTTCCTTAAGCGTCTTGGAGTAGGCCGTAAACACGTGCTGGCGGCCGAGCATGCCAAGCACCGTGTTGGGCTTGTCCGAGGCCACCACGGGCAACTGGCTCAGTTCCGTTTCGATAAAAAGCATCACCGCGTCGTACAGCGACATGTCCGGATGGATCACCACCACCGGCCGGGCCAGTTCGCCGACCAGAACCAGGTTGTGCAGGCATTCCTCGAACAGCACGTTGCGCACGTCCTGCAGGGCCAGGATGCCGGTAAGCACCCCTTCGCTGTTTTTGACCGGAAAGACCATGGCGCTCGTGCCGGAAATGATGTGGGCCAGGGCTTTCAGGGTGACGCTGTCCTCGAGGATGGTGGTGCGGCTCGGGGTGAAGACGCTCGAGACCGGCACGCCCTCGAGGATGTTGTTGGTGGCGTCGGCCACGTGGGCCGGGGAGGCGAATTTGTTGTCCACCTGGTTTTCGTAGAGGTGGATGTCGTCGCAAAGGACCAGCGCGATGGCCGAGCACAGCATGAGCGGCGCCAGCAGGCCGTAGCCCTGGGTGATCTCGCAGACCATGATCAGCGGGCCGATGGGGGCATGGGCCACGCCGGCGAAAAAGGTGGCCATGCCGACCATGGTGTAGCCGCCGGGCTGGGACACGATGTCCGGGCGCAGCCAGTGCCCGGCCTGACCCACGATGCCGCCCGCCGCGCCGCCCAGAAACAGGGCCGGGGCGAACATGCCGCCGGAAAGCCCCGAGCCCATGGTCAGCGACGTGGCCAGCACCTTGCCGAAAAAAAGCCCGACCAGAAACGTCAGCCCGATCTGCCCGTTGACCGACAGCTCCAGCCAGCCGTAACCGCCGCCGAGCAGTTGCGGGTAGTACATGCCCAAAATGCCCATGCCGAGCCCGCCGAGCACCATGGACGACGTCCAGCCGAAGCGTTTTTGTATCTCGCCGAATACCTTGAACTTCATGAAGAAGAACGTGCCGAGGAAAAACCGGGCCCCAAGCGATACGACAACGGCCAGGACCAGGTAGAAGGGCAGCTCCATGGGGTTGTCGAAGACGTAGCGCGGGGTATGGAGGATCGGGGCCACGCCGAAGAAAAAGGAGAAAAGCGTGTGGGCCACCACGGACGAGACAACGGCCGGCAACAGCGCCTCGGCCTCGAAGTCCTCGGAATACAGCACTTCCACGGCGGTGATGGCGCCGCCGAGGGGGGCGCGGAAAATGGCCCCGAGTCCCCCGGCCGCGCCGGCCAGAAGCAGGATGCGCCGCTGGCGGGTGGTCAGGTGCAGCAGGCGGGCCAGAAACGAGCCCAGGCCCGCGCCGAGCTGGGAGATGGGACCTTCCTGGCCGGCCGAGCCGCCCGACGCGATGGTGCAGATGGCCGTGGCACCTTTTATAAGCGGCACGAGCGGACGGATGATGCCGGATTTCTTGTGGAAGGCCCGGATCATGGCGTCGGTGCCGTCGGTGACGCCGCTCATGGCCTCGGGAATGAACTTGGTCGCCAGCAGGCCGGTAATGAGGCCCACGCTGGTGGTGAAGACCGGGATGAGCCAGGGCCGGTAGGGGCCGGGCAGGGTCTGCTCCATGGCCTCGCCGGCCGGATGGGGCAGGGACAGGCCGGCCAGGGTCACCTGGAGGAAGTTTTGCAGTTTGTCGAGGCCGAGGAAAAACAGCACGGCCAGGGTGCCGGAACCAAGGCCGGCGATGACCCCGAGCACCAGCCAGCGCATGAGGCTGATGCGGGTGTAGCGGCGGGTGAGGCGTCGCCAAAAGATGCGGGGACGGCGGAAAATCGAGGGAAGAATTCGTTTTTGCGGCGGGGTGGCTTCCATGAGTGCGGCTTTGGGGTCAGGGCCGGGCATCGGGCGCGGCCAGAATCATCCGGGCCAAGCCGATGTCTTCCCGTATACGGGCGGCCAGTTCGTCGGGACCGGAGAATTTTTTCTCGGAGCGGATGCGCTGCACGAAATGGACCCGTATGGGCTCTCCGTAAATCTTGCCTTTGAAATCGAGGATATGGGCTTCCACGGACATCTCGAATTCCCCGAAGGTGGGGTTTTTGCCGATGTTGGCCACACCCGGCCGGATTACGCCATCGACCTCGACCCAGACCGCGTAGACGCCGGTTAAGGGCACGAGTTCGTCCTTGAAGGACAGGTTGGCGGTGGGAAAGCCGAGTTTGCGGCCGCGTTTCTGGCCGTGGGCCACCAGCCCGCGCACCTGGTGGAACCGGCCGAGCAGGGGGCGCGCGTCCCAGACCTGTCCGGCCTGGACCATGTCGCGGATGCGGGTGGAGGAGACCACCGCGCCGTTGATGATGACCGGGTCGAGGCGCTCGACGGTAAAGCCCAGGTTCTGGCCGAGGGCGGTGAGCAGTTCGAAGTTGCCCCGCCGGCCCTTGCCGAAGGCGTAGTCGTAGCCGATGACGAGGTGGCGCAGGCCAAGCCCCTCGACCAGGACCTCGCGCACGAAGTCCTCGGGCTCGCGGGCGGCCAGCTCGCGGGTAAAGGGCAGGACCACGGCCACCTGGATGCCTTCCTTCTCGATGCATTCGAGCTTTTGCTCGGTGGAGGTGATGGCCGGCGGGGCGGCGCTGCCGAGCAGCACCTGCCGGGGATGGGGATCGAACGTCAGGGCGACGCTGACCAGGGAGGCGGCGGCGGCCCGGTCGCACACCCGCTGGAGTAATTTGGCGTGACCCATGTGCACGCCGTCGAAATTACCGATGGTCAGGCAGACGCCGCTTAAGGCTTCGTGGATATCCGCGATGCGGGTGACAACAATCATGAGGGTGATCCGGTGGGCAATTGTGGTTGCGCCGTGCCCGCGGCACGTCCGGTGCTACCTCAAAAGAGAGGCGGCTTCAACCGGGGAGATTTTCTCGTCCAAATGAAAAAATGCTGGGGAACGTCATTTTTTGCTTGCCAAGCCCGGCCCGCTTTTATAAAAGCTGTCTTCCGCACTGCCGAAGTGGTGGAATTGGTAGACACGCTAGGTTCAGGGTCTAGTCCTCGCAAGGGGGTGGGAGTTCGAGTCTCCCCTTCGGCACCATAAGAAAGCAAGGCCTCAGGGTAATTCCTGGGGCCTTTTTTTTCAGCCTTTTTCCTCCCGCCGTGAAAAAACGTTCCTCCGGTGTCCGGCGAAGATGACAAATCATTATGCTGACAACTAAAATGCCGCCTGCTAGACCCGCACCGTGAAATTGGCCGCTTTTCCTTCTTCATCGGCTAAGAGGTTTCGGATTATGAGGAAGAATATCGCTGTCACGGTGCTCTCCATTGTTTTTGTTATGAATGTCGGCTCGGGCTACACCCGGAGGATCGATCATCAACTGGCCAGAGTCGAATCCTCGCTGAGCGAACGCTTCGACATCAGGAACTTCACCGAACAGGCCCTCGAGGCCGAACGGAAACTGCGCTCGCGCCTGTCCTTGTCGGCCAAGGCCTGATGCGCCGCAACATCGGAGGGGTCGCACGCCAGGACCCCTCCGGCCACATCCCTCCCGCCGCCGCGTTCCGGCTGGCCAAACTTGACGCCGCCAGCCCGGTTTTTTATCTGCCCTGCCAGAACGAACAGGAAATTGGTGGGATATGGCGCAGAAAACCCGGGCAACCGTCGTCCTTAACCAGGCCGGCGTCCCCTTCACCACCGTGCATTATGCCTACGAGGCCGACTCCCATCACATCGGCCTGCACGCGGCGGCGGCCATCGGCGAGGACGCCTCGCGGGTGCTCAAGACCCTCATGGTGTCCGTCGACGGCAAGCCGGCCTGCGCCGTGGTGCCGTCCGACGGGGAGCTCAGCATGAAACGGGTGGCGGCCGCGTTTGGCGGCAAGTCGGCCAGGATGCTGCCCCCGGCCGACGCCGAACGGGTGACCGGCTACCATGTGGGCGGCATAAGCCCCTTCGGCATGCGCAAGAAAGTCCCCACCGCCATGGAAGAGGCCGTTTTCAGCGAAGCCTCCGTGGTGATCAATGCGGGCCAGCGGGGGGAGATGGTGCGGCTGGCGCCCGAGGACGCCCGCCGGGTGCTCGGGGCCGTCCGCGCGCCCCTTTTGGCCTGAAACCGCGCCGCGCTGGCCGGAAGACGGATCGGAAGGCGTCCGGCATCGGACAGAGCATGGAAAGCGATCCGACCCTGATTTTCGATTCCATCCGGGAACAAGGGCTGCCCAGCCACTTTCGCAGCCTCGCCGGTCCCTGGGCCGTCCCCGTCACGACCACGCCGCCCTCGCGCCAGGGCTTGGCGGAACTGCGCGCCTCGGGCAGCGAACAGCCCTCGTCGTCCGAGATGGCCACGACCATCAAGGGCCTGGCCCCCGAGGTCACGGTGGTGGACCTGCGCCAGGAATCCCACGCCCTGCTCGGCGAACATCCGGTCAGCTGGTACGGGCTCAGGAACTGGGCCAATGACGGCAAGTCCCTGCAAGCGGTGGAGTGTGACGAGGAGACCCGCATCGGCGACCTGCCCCCCTGCGGCGAGGCGGCGGTGTCGCGGGTCATTTCCAAGGACCCGGACGGCGCCTTGGCCGAGGTCCGGGTGGAGGAGGTCGCCTACGACCGGGCGCGAAGCGAGCAAGACACGCTTTGCGGACTCGGGCTGGGAACGTTTCGCATCGCCGTGCGCGACCACTCGCGGCCGTCCGACGCGGACGTTGATCGCTTCATCCGCTTCGTCCGGGATCTGCTGCCGGATACCTGGCTCCATTTCCACTGCCACGCCGGCGACGGGCGCACCACGACCTTTCTGCTGCTCTACGACATGCTGCGAAACGCCGCCGTCCTTGGCCTGGAGGAGCTGGCCGCCCGCCAGCATCTGATCGGCGGCATCGACCTGCTCCACACGCCGCATACCGGCTGGAAGGGCACGCTCTACAACGAACGGGCCGCCTTCGTCGGCCGCTTCCACCACTACGCCGGCACCAGGGATTTCCGCCGGGTGCTGTGGACGCAATACCTGGCTTCCGCCTGACGGCGCGTCCCCACGCCGGAACGCGCGTCCGTCTTTGCGACCTTGAGGCGGCCTAACCGCCGATGCCGACCGTGGGCACGTATTCCCCGGCCAGGGCGGCCCGGGCCAACACTTCCGCACGGGTGTGCGGCGCGACGCCGGTCATGGGATAGGGCCGGTCGAGTTGGCGCCACTTTGATTCCCCCAGACGATGGTAGGGCAGGATGTCGAAGCCTTGCAGGCGCGGCAACCCGGCGGCGAACCGGGCCGTGGCCGTGACGTTGGCTTCGCTGTCGTTGGCTCCGGGGATGAGCGGCAGGCGCAGGCGCAGTGTCGCCCCGTTGCGGCTTAAGCGCTCGATATTCTCCAGAATGCGCTCGTTGGAAACCCCGGTCAGTTCGCGGTGACGCGCGCTGTCCATGTGTTTGATGTCGCACAGAAACAGGTCAACGTCGTCGAGCAGGCCGGCAAACGAGTCCCAGGGCGCGTGGCCGCAGGTCTCGATGGCGGTGTGCAGCCCCCGGGCCTTGGCCTCGCGCAGGCAGGCGCGCAGGAAATCGAGCTGCAAGGTCGGCTCGCCGCCGGAAAAGGTCACCCCGCCGCCAGAGACGGTGTAGAACTTCGCGTCCCGGCACACCTCGTCCATGACTTCCCCGGGCGTCAGGTAGCGGCCGACGATGGTCATGGAGCCGGCATAGCAGGTGGCCACGCACTCCCCGCACAGGTCGCAGGCGTCGCGGTCGATGACCACCGTTCCGTTCTCGGCGAAGCGGATGGCGTTTTGCGGGCAAAGCGCCATGCACTTCACGCAGGAAATGCAGGTGTGGGCGATGCGCATGATCTCCGGGGCCGGGTTCATGGATTCGGGGTTCTGGCACCACCGGCAACGCAGGGGGCAGCCCTTGAGGAAAACCAGGGTGCGGATGCCGCCGCCGTCGTGCACGGCGAAACGCTGGATGTCGAAAACAAGGCCCGTGGGACCGGGACGGTCGCGGTCGGCCAGACTGAAGGAGTGCTGTCGCTGCTTCCAATTCATGCGCGAACCTTTGCGGAAGGAGGGGGAGGAGTTGAGAGAGATGAGAGGTGCGAGAGGGGAAACCCTTTCAAGAAAGGGTTCTCCCCTCTCGCGCTCTCCCCTTCCTAAAGTTTTTATCGTTATGCCTATTGTTGCTAACAATTTGTTATCGTTAAAAGTCTTTGGAAAGGGGGTCTGGGGGAAGAACCTTTCTTCAGAAAGGTTTTCCCCCAGACTTCTCTCTCCAATAGTCTGTTAAAACGTCTGCTCGGTACGGGCGATGATGTCGTTTTGGAGCGACTTG
Proteins encoded in this window:
- a CDS encoding DedA family protein is translated as MDFLLQLVDIVLHVDKHLSIIATDYGTWTYFILFMIIFCETGLVVTPFLPGDSLLFATGALCGAGVLDPNIIFLLLVAAAFLGDNVNYWIGRRVGPAVFEREKTRFFKKEYLLRAHAFYERHGGKTVILARFVPIVRTFSPFVAGIARMTYAKFLAYSISGAILWVGIFVYVGYFFGNLPFIKRNFSVAIIAVIFISILPGVIEYIRHRRRAAAEAAE
- a CDS encoding RsmB/NOP family class I SAM-dependent RNA methyltransferase yields the protein MPQSDPAHRDDAPARAGRSFRLVCPSQDIPLVEALLAATGHHGQPEPFSPWCRRLADEPMPLGSSLAARFGYIHIQDRSSMLPPLLLDPPAGARVLDMCAAPGGKTGFLAQLVGPTGFVLGNEPSPDRLATLRQTLSRENLANTATCAQTDLSSYFPEGAFTHILLDPPCSGWGTLDKNPQAARIWSGDKVAPLIALQRKLLETAARLLAPGGRLLYSTCTTNVAENEDQTRFALDHLPLAPLALTPPEGFVFEAPHRDAVSGVLRVDSRASAAQGFYMALYEKTGGAAADAADGELPGTPVPEKALVAAGCDPAGLPPGKVMAFGDKAFFLHAGAAVIPDRLRYQGYQVGTYRSGVFRPLARARVLLSPWAVGVGLNEEALCRIEALLAGQSLPAGELPVRPGLFFRGLPLGFLARKGARLLWSDR
- a CDS encoding fructose-bisphosphate aldolase, which translates into the protein MHGSDRKLARLFHPRTGKTVIAPLDHGVMEGMLSGLEDLSQLIELVGEFPVQGVMLNKGAMRAHLGELPLYALAVAQLSGGTRHCLPPYARSLMCGAAEGLRLGADMVAVQVNIANELEDRMLADMGAIVDEAHGLGVPVLALIAPKGERVVNENDPSLINHCIRLGAELGADITGVPYSGDARSFGRAVGASSVPVVVTGGPSRAEFKSFASMVAEALAAGAAGTCIGRNVWQHPNPREALRRIVELVHGTEELEAAEAALAAVREARQAAEAGEGDAAGDVAGD
- a CDS encoding SpoIIE family protein phosphatase yields the protein MRIRSKFCVFLLVMVVTPLCALGFYAWRQTDRLGRELSERAAMALEVNAGKELRQTADMLGENFADTLDLLQTSLALTVNEAARDLREAAWEKPIPPLYLDTDFDAGVVPKHSLSEIPGTNVSASYDALAFHLAPGLTRERALPQMRALSDMLPFYRTLFARHKKLMLFGYVGLDSGLHCAYPGHGGYPADYDPRRRAWYQNAATSHGITWDIMTDAVTRQVLATMALALRAPSGKVLGVAGLDIPMGDLFLESDLSNAWSDKMQSMVVSVSRKTVSGEPELVIVACRDYTQKTKDWTAPVELERIDSPHGDALAAVIADLEAGRSGVRRLDYKGRDTLFAYAPIRDKQLAVALAAPRSVVINDAKRAEHRVLAAIDGLLKDIGWFVLAAVGVVVVIALSASKTVTRPVKDLAAAAAKLATGDFSARVPVRGSDELGDLGRAFNDMAPQLLERVKLKNDMNLAMEVQQNLLPGRPPAMDGMDVSALSLYCDETGGDYFDFLEFAQDDAAHADIVVGDVTGHGVSAALFMATGRALLRGRAIDRPGPGDLLTEVNALLCQDTQMTGRFITLFFLRLDKTAHELVWCRAGHDPGLLYDPGTDSFEQLMGNGIPLGAMAEWRYEESRRPWLAPGQVLVLFTDGIHEARNGEDAMYGKERMEQIVRREAHRPASVIVNALVADLKEFKAGEHLEDDVTLVVIKATA
- a CDS encoding chloride channel protein, yielding MEATPPQKRILPSIFRRPRIFWRRLTRRYTRISLMRWLVLGVIAGLGSGTLAVLFFLGLDKLQNFLQVTLAGLSLPHPAGEAMEQTLPGPYRPWLIPVFTTSVGLITGLLATKFIPEAMSGVTDGTDAMIRAFHKKSGIIRPLVPLIKGATAICTIASGGSAGQEGPISQLGAGLGSFLARLLHLTTRQRRILLLAGAAGGLGAIFRAPLGGAITAVEVLYSEDFEAEALLPAVVSSVVAHTLFSFFFGVAPILHTPRYVFDNPMELPFYLVLAVVVSLGARFFLGTFFFMKFKVFGEIQKRFGWTSSMVLGGLGMGILGMYYPQLLGGGYGWLELSVNGQIGLTFLVGLFFGKVLATSLTMGSGLSGGMFAPALFLGGAAGGIVGQAGHWLRPDIVSQPGGYTMVGMATFFAGVAHAPIGPLIMVCEITQGYGLLAPLMLCSAIALVLCDDIHLYENQVDNKFASPAHVADATNNILEGVPVSSVFTPSRTTILEDSVTLKALAHIISGTSAMVFPVKNSEGVLTGILALQDVRNVLFEECLHNLVLVGELARPVVVIHPDMSLYDAVMLFIETELSQLPVVASDKPNTVLGMLGRQHVFTAYSKTLKELKKED
- a CDS encoding bifunctional riboflavin kinase/FAD synthetase — encoded protein: MIVVTRIADIHEALSGVCLTIGNFDGVHMGHAKLLQRVCDRAAAASLVSVALTFDPHPRQVLLGSAAPPAITSTEQKLECIEKEGIQVAVVLPFTRELAAREPEDFVREVLVEGLGLRHLVIGYDYAFGKGRRGNFELLTALGQNLGFTVERLDPVIINGAVVSSTRIRDMVQAGQVWDARPLLGRFHQVRGLVAHGQKRGRKLGFPTANLSFKDELVPLTGVYAVWVEVDGVIRPGVANIGKNPTFGEFEMSVEAHILDFKGKIYGEPIRVHFVQRIRSEKKFSGPDELAARIREDIGLARMILAAPDARP
- the ybaK gene encoding Cys-tRNA(Pro) deacylase, which encodes MAQKTRATVVLNQAGVPFTTVHYAYEADSHHIGLHAAAAIGEDASRVLKTLMVSVDGKPACAVVPSDGELSMKRVAAAFGGKSARMLPPADAERVTGYHVGGISPFGMRKKVPTAMEEAVFSEASVVINAGQRGEMVRLAPEDARRVLGAVRAPLLA
- a CDS encoding phosphatase, whose protein sequence is MESDPTLIFDSIREQGLPSHFRSLAGPWAVPVTTTPPSRQGLAELRASGSEQPSSSEMATTIKGLAPEVTVVDLRQESHALLGEHPVSWYGLRNWANDGKSLQAVECDEETRIGDLPPCGEAAVSRVISKDPDGALAEVRVEEVAYDRARSEQDTLCGLGLGTFRIAVRDHSRPSDADVDRFIRFVRDLLPDTWLHFHCHAGDGRTTTFLLLYDMLRNAAVLGLEELAARQHLIGGIDLLHTPHTGWKGTLYNERAAFVGRFHHYAGTRDFRRVLWTQYLASA
- a CDS encoding glycyl-radical enzyme activating protein; the encoded protein is MNWKQRQHSFSLADRDRPGPTGLVFDIQRFAVHDGGGIRTLVFLKGCPLRCRWCQNPESMNPAPEIMRIAHTCISCVKCMALCPQNAIRFAENGTVVIDRDACDLCGECVATCYAGSMTIVGRYLTPGEVMDEVCRDAKFYTVSGGGVTFSGGEPTLQLDFLRACLREAKARGLHTAIETCGHAPWDSFAGLLDDVDLFLCDIKHMDSARHRELTGVSNERILENIERLSRNGATLRLRLPLIPGANDSEANVTATARFAAGLPRLQGFDILPYHRLGESKWRQLDRPYPMTGVAPHTRAEVLARAALAGEYVPTVGIGG